From the genome of Impatiens glandulifera chromosome 9, dImpGla2.1, whole genome shotgun sequence, one region includes:
- the LOC124915872 gene encoding zinc finger MYM-type protein 1-like → MDNERSKKRKTLLSFFKHKENSSTSTVNEVNLQSYTSNTEEEQPVLNFSRVEIDLNNLERDPAIRIPIWQHPINQQDEIRRSYIRMGPYQPKLDEYPRTKFGSQTQYRRFQYSWFEKFPWLEYSSSKDLIFCFPCFLFQKKSPINPSFTIDGFNNWKRVNDGVKCPLLIHVGGPTSSHSNSVKCVEDLMKVSGHIDNILNAQSLDEVQKNRLRLKTTIESIRWLSLQACAFRGHDESSSSKNRGNFIEMIKLMGRLNVNIGDIVLKKAPRNATYTSPTIQKEILHIFANKMSIILRFVDFLGILRERFFDIVNVPNTTTSTLKKSISDVLSRHNLNVTNMRGQGYDGASNMSGAWNGLQALFLRECPYAYYIHCFAHRLQLALVGASTKEISVWLFFSKLSTIINLIGCSSKWHSELHSAQTIEIDRMITSGERDTGKGMNQIGNLHRSGSTRWSSHFESICSLIDMFGATISVLESIVEEGSSSSLRGEACGCLITLKSFEFVFTLYMMQKIMGITNLLCQALQNKSLDIINAMDLVSTTKALLFNFREEGFDHLLEYVQMVCTQHDIEIPDLNASYKSATRRSCQQKDSLTIQQHYHFNIFNSVIDFQQEELNSRFSDEAVELLKLSYALDPKDNFKSFKGEDICKLAEKYYPGDFSEQEMHYLRSQLQHYKIDVSH, encoded by the exons ATGGATAATGAAAGGagtaaaaaaagaaagacaTTATTGtcgtttttcaaacataaagaAAATTCATCTACATCTACGGTTAACGAGGTAAATCTTCAATCTTATACATCTAATACGGAAGAAGAAcaacctgttttaaatttttcaagGGTTGAAATTGATCTTAATAATCTTGAACGAGATCCCGCAATTCGGATTCCTATATGGCAACATCCAATAAATCAACAAGATGAAATTAGGCGGTCTTATATTAGAATGGGTCCGTATCAACCTAAGTTAGATGAGTATCCAAGAACTAAGTTTGGATCACAAACTCAGTATCGTAGATTTCAATACTCGTGGTTTGAAAAGTTTCCTTGGTTAGAGTATTCTTCATCAAaggatttaatattttgttttccttgtTTTCTTTTCCAAAAGAAATCACCTATTAATCCTTCATTCACTATTGATGGATTTAATAACTGGAAAAGGGTTAACGATGGAGTTAAATGTCCACTTTTAATTCACGTGGGAGGTCCTACTTCCTCACATAGTAATTCAGTGAAATGTGTTGAAGATTTGATGAAAGTAAGTGGACATATTGACAATATATTGAATGCCCAAAGTTTAGATGAAGTTCAGAAAAATCGATTACGACTTAAGACGACAATTGAGAGTATTCGATGGCTTAGTTTACAAGCTTGTGCATTTAGAGGTCATGATgaatcttcatcttctaaaaATCGTGGTAATTTTATAGAGATGATAAAACTTATGGGTCGATTGAATGTTAATATTGGTGATATAGTATTAAAAAAAGCTCCAAGAAATGCAACATATACTTCACCAACTATTCAGAAAGaaattttgcatatttttgcaAATAAA ATgtcaattattttgagatttgttgattttttgggtattttacGAGAGCGTTTCTTTGATATTGTTAATGTTCCAAATACTACTACTTCAACATTAAAGAAGAGCATATCAGATGTTCTTTCTCGACATAATTTGAATGTCACTAATATGAGAGGGCAAGGGTACGACGGTGCTAGTAACATGTCTGGTGCTTGGAATGGACTTCAAGCTCTATTTCTTCGAGAGTGTCCATATGCATATTATATACATTGCTTTGCTCATAGGTTGCAATTAGCATTAGTTGGAGCTTCTACAAAAGAGATTTCTGTTTggctatttttttcaaaactatcCACCATTATTAATCTTATTGGTTGTTCCTCCAAATGGCATTCTGAGTTACATTCTGCTCAAACTATTGAAATTGATCGTATGATTACTTCAGGTGAACGGGATACTGGTAAAGGAATGAATCAAATTGGTAATTTACATCGTAGTGGATCAACTCGATGGAGCTCTCATTTTGAATCTATTTGTAGTTTAATTGATATGTTTGGTGCAACTATTTCTGTTCTTGAAAGTATTGTGGAAGAAGGATCGTCTAGTTCTTTACGTGGAGAAGCATGTGGTTGTTTGATAACTTTGAAatcttttgaatttgttttcacACTTTATATGATGCAAAAAATTATGGGAATTACAAACCTGCTTTGTCAAGCTTTGCaaaacaaatctcttgataTTATAAATGCTATGGATCTAGTATCAACTACTAAAGCACTACTTTTCAATTTTAGAGAAGAAGGATTTGATCATCTCCTAGAATACGTGCAAATGGTTTGCACACAACATGACATTGAAATTCCGGATCTGAATGCTTCATACAAAAGTGCAACAAGACGTTCATGTCAACAAAAAGATTCGTTGACAATTCAACAACACTATCATTTCAATATCTTCAATTCAGTGAtagattttcaacaagaagaGTTGAATTCCAGATTTAGTGATGAGGCAGTAGAGCTCCTTAAACTTAGTTATGCTTTGGACcctaaagataattttaaatcatttaaaggTGAAGATATTTGCAAATTGGCTGAAAAGTATTATCCAGGAGACTTCAGTGAACAAGAAATGCATTATTTGAGATCCCAACTCCAGcattataaaattgatgtttctc ATTAG